The DNA sequence CATGAAGTCAGACGCACTGGGCGACGGGGCAACAGAACAATACCGCACCTACGCAGCGGACATTCACCAAAGCGGCGAGCACGTGTTGGGCCTGATCAATCAGTTGCTGGAATATTCCAGAATACGTTCAGGCACATTCGACCTTCACGCCACAGACTGGCAGCTAGAAGAGGTCGTTCAGTTCATTCACCGAATGTCTCAGTCAGCGGCAAAAGCAAAAGGTGTTGAGTTGGGGATCCAGATTGCGAGCGACCGTGATCTGCAGGTGCGAGCTGACCGTCAGGCCGTGATCCAAATTGGGCTTAATCTTGTCGGCAATGCTTTGAAATTCACCGATGCGGGCGGCAGCGTGACTCTCAGAGTGACACCACACGATAGAGACCGAGTGACCTTGCAGGTGATGGACACGGGAGCAGGCATTCCAGCAGATAAGCTTGAAGAGGTCTGTCAGCCATTTGTACGGCTCGGCGACGCCAGTTTGGCGAGCGAAACGGGCACTGGGCTAGGCCTGGCCATTATCACGGCTTTGGCTGAAGCGATGGAGACACGGTTCACCCTTGAGAGCGAAGAGGGAAAAGGGACCGTTGCGACGCTCCTGCTGCCGTCCGTGGAACTGAACTCTGCTTCGCACCCTGTTTCCGGCTTTGCAGCTGAGTAAACGCTGCGTGGGTAACGACTTGTAAACCACAAAAATTGTTAGTTTGGAAAACTCTGAGCCACATACTGGGCATGCGGAAACGCAGCATAACGTGTGCTTGTCGGAGGCGTCTGCGCGTGGCGGATGAAAAAGAACAAAGAGGTCGGGTTTCAGCCGCCATATTTATGTCCGTGGCTTTGGTCGGCATCATTGTATGCGCTGCAACCGCATTTGAGTTCTACAGTCTGGCTGCCATAGGCAAAGAACGCTTTCGTAGTGACACTGTTGTCGCAATTGTGACAGCCTACTTTCTTGGCGCGATCCTGATACTTTTCTTTTCCCGTGGACGGTTGCTCCGCCCGTTGGTCGGATCTGTCTTTTGCATGGCGAGCCTCTATCTGCTTAGTCAGATGGCAATCAGCTTGTTTGCTTCTACCGATTATCTCTATGCAATTGAAAATGCGATGTGGATGATCCCATTGCAGGTATGTTTGTTTGCCACGCTTTCACGACGCATCGCCTACATTCTTGCAGGCTCCCTTTTCGTTCTGACCGTTTCTGTAATCTGCGCGTATTTCGTCCTTCTTGGATTAAACCCGGCAGCGAATGCGGAGACATCTCTTCTTGTGCAAACAGCCTTCTCTCAAGCCGCAGCGCTTTTGCTGCTAGGCGCTTTGGCGACCTATCGTGATCTGGTCACGGTGGAATCAGCGCGTGTCAAAGCATTGGAGGAAAACGAAACTCTCCTGAAAAAGGAAGCGGCAAAGGCTGAAAAAGAACAAGAAAAAGCAATCCATGCCTTGAACAAGGCGGAAGAAGCAACGCGCGCGCGCGAAGCCTTCCTTGCATCCATGAGCCATGAACTTCGCACGCCACTCAACGC is a window from the Rhodobiaceae bacterium genome containing:
- the divJ gene encoding histidine protein kinase DivJ — encoded protein: MADEKEQRGRVSAAIFMSVALVGIIVCAATAFEFYSLAAIGKERFRSDTVVAIVTAYFLGAILILFFSRGRLLRPLVGSVFCMASLYLLSQMAISLFASTDYLYAIENAMWMIPLQVCLFATLSRRIAYILAGSLFVLTVSVICAYFVLLGLNPAANAETSLLVQTAFSQAAALLLLGALATYRDLVTVESARVKALEENETLLKKEAAKAEKEQEKAIHALNKAEEATRAREAFLASMSHELRTPLNAIIGFSQILEMGQAGIARTEEKRLEYAKDIRNSGEHMLGLVGQVLEFSRIESEGCDIDLSEQMLSPIAEGAMRMVDVIASAKEVQLLRYWDQRFDFRVETDEKALSQILVNLLTNAVKFTPKGGQVWLVLKTDGSKGLCIEIQDNGIGIPADKLQDVFRPFVQIGDARCAGEGGTGLGLSIVSTLVRGLGGKFEIESAVGTGTCCRVTLPGLLATESVEATEQADLPIQVTASN